The proteins below come from a single Streptomyces canus genomic window:
- a CDS encoding polyprenyl synthetase family protein: protein MLRIYQLYLRALRAGHAGQALDLAGHHTAFDEAVESGDPRALLEQIRTTHRLKTGRLVRCTAEITAILAGADEAQLAAVSRYFEDVGIAYQISDDVIDLYGQVSPDEYRQGITVRSPAEDLANATVTYPVAHATGLLDTADRRRLHTALHARTDAGALEASDLLMRSGALDVCLTEARELVDHAWQALDPLIPPTLHKVMVRALGWYAAQRVSEHDPHAPIPPPHRSAALPFVEAGRE, encoded by the coding sequence ATGCTGCGCATCTACCAGCTCTACCTGCGGGCCCTGCGCGCCGGCCACGCCGGACAGGCCCTCGACCTCGCCGGACACCACACCGCCTTCGATGAAGCCGTCGAGAGTGGCGACCCTCGTGCCCTCTTGGAGCAGATCCGCACCACCCACCGCCTCAAAACGGGCAGGCTCGTGCGCTGCACGGCGGAGATCACCGCCATACTCGCGGGCGCGGACGAAGCACAACTCGCCGCGGTCTCCCGGTACTTCGAGGACGTCGGCATCGCCTACCAGATCAGCGACGACGTCATCGACCTGTACGGCCAGGTCAGCCCGGACGAATACCGCCAGGGCATCACCGTCCGTTCCCCCGCCGAAGACCTCGCCAACGCCACAGTCACCTACCCCGTGGCCCACGCCACGGGCCTTCTCGACACAGCCGACCGCCGGCGCCTGCACACGGCTCTGCACGCACGCACCGACGCCGGCGCCCTCGAGGCATCCGACCTGCTGATGCGCAGCGGTGCTCTCGATGTCTGCCTCACCGAAGCCCGCGAACTGGTCGACCACGCTTGGCAGGCCCTCGACCCGCTGATCCCGCCTACGCTCCACAAGGTGATGGTCCGGGCCCTGGGCTGGTACGCCGCACAGCGCGTATCCGAACACGACCCGCACGCGCCCATCCCCCCGCCTCATCGCTCAGCGGCACTGCCCTTCGTTGAGGCGGGTCGGGAGTGA